A window of Zingiber officinale cultivar Zhangliang chromosome 5A, Zo_v1.1, whole genome shotgun sequence contains these coding sequences:
- the LOC121981395 gene encoding caffeoyl-CoA O-methyltransferase-like: MESSSDDHVIPSQDHKTLLKSGALYQYLLETSVYPREPDAMKELRSITANHPLNGIATAADEAQFLSMLLKVMNAKKTMEIGVFTGYSLLATALALPDDGKIIAIDVNREFYELGRPVIQNAGVSHKIDFREGEALPILDELMKEEGKKGSFDFIYVDADKKNYINYHSRAVELVRVGGIVAYDNTLWYGSVVALPEETLPSFVMPFRDDVIEFNKSLAADHRVEICHLSISDGLTLCRRLS; encoded by the exons ATGGAGAGCTCGTCCGATGATCATGTGATCCCGTCGCAAGACCACAAAACTCTCCTGAAGAGCGGGGCTCTATACCAG TATTTACTGGAGACGAGCGTGTATCCGCGTGAACCTGACGCCATGAAGGAGCTCCGCAGCATCACGGCCAACCATCCCTT GAATGGCATCGCTACAGCAGCAGATGAGGCTCAATTTTTGAGCATGCTTCTCAAGGTGATGAACGCGAAGAAGACAATGGAGATCGGTGTATTCACCGGCTACTCCCTCCTCGCGACTGCCCTTGCCCTCCCGGACGACGGAAAG ATAATAGCCATTGATGTAAACCGAGAGTTCTATGAGCTTGGGCGGCCTGTGATCCAAAATGCCGGGGTTTCACACAAGATTGACTTCCGAGAGGGCGAGGCTCTACCCATCCTTGATGAACTGATGAAGGAG GAAGGCAAGAAGGGGTCCTTTGACTTCATCTACGTTGACGCTGACAAGAAAAACTACATCAACTACCACTCGCGGGCGGTGGAGCTCGTGCGGGTGGGTGGCATCGTCGCCTACGACAACACGCTCTGGTACGGTTCCGTGGTGGCACTGCCAGAGGAAACTCTCCCTAGCTTTGTCATGCCTTTCAGGGATGACGTCATCGAGTTCAACAAGTCCCTCGCCGCCGACCACCGCGTCGAAATCTGCCATCTCTCCATCTCCGATGGCCTCACACTCTGCCGCCGCCTGTCTTGA